Proteins encoded within one genomic window of Salipaludibacillus agaradhaerens:
- the ilvD gene encoding dihydroxy-acid dehydratase, whose product MEEKKDLRIRSKVISEGVNRVPNRAMLRAIGFTDEDFKKPMIGVASTWSEVTPCNIHIDALAREAKSGAESGGGAPMIFNTITVADGIAMGHEGMNYSLPSREVIADSIETVVGAERLDGIVAIGGCDKTTPGCLISIGRINVPSVYVYGGTIKPGRLNNEDIDIVSSFEAVGQHQQGTIDDSELHKVECSACPGPGACGGMYTANTMAAAVEALGMSIPGSSSTPAVDDYKGQECRQAGELVVKLLENDIYPRDIMTKKAFENAITVVMALGGSTNAFLHLLAISHSAGVDLTLDDFEKIRKKVPHLADLKPSGKYVMQDLYEVGGVPAVMKMLLDEGLLHGDCLTVTSKTLAENLAEAPSLKDGQKVIMPFSEPIKKTGPLVVLRGNLAPEGGVAKMSGQKISRFEGVAKVYDSEAEATVAIEAGEIVEGDVLVVRYVGPKGGPGMPEMLSITAMIVGRGLNGKVALMTDGRFSGGSHGFVIGHIAPEAAAGGPIGLLKNGDKVTIDSDTQEINMHVTEEELAKRKSEWKKPELKYKNGVLAKYAKLVSSSAKGAVTDADLE is encoded by the coding sequence ATGGAAGAGAAAAAAGATTTGCGTATTCGCAGTAAAGTCATAAGTGAAGGCGTAAACAGAGTGCCTAATCGCGCCATGCTGCGTGCGATCGGGTTTACAGATGAAGATTTCAAAAAGCCAATGATCGGTGTTGCAAGTACATGGAGTGAGGTGACACCTTGTAACATACATATTGATGCCTTAGCTAGAGAGGCGAAGAGTGGCGCTGAAAGTGGTGGAGGCGCCCCGATGATTTTCAATACCATTACCGTTGCAGATGGGATTGCTATGGGGCATGAAGGCATGAATTATTCGCTGCCAAGTCGGGAAGTCATTGCAGACTCCATTGAAACAGTGGTAGGTGCAGAGCGATTAGATGGTATTGTTGCCATTGGTGGCTGTGATAAAACGACGCCAGGATGTCTTATTTCTATCGGGCGTATTAATGTACCATCCGTATATGTTTATGGTGGTACGATTAAGCCTGGCCGCCTAAATAATGAAGATATTGATATTGTGTCGTCCTTTGAGGCAGTTGGCCAACATCAGCAAGGCACGATTGATGATAGCGAGCTCCACAAAGTAGAATGTAGTGCATGCCCTGGTCCCGGAGCTTGCGGGGGGATGTATACGGCTAATACAATGGCTGCCGCTGTAGAAGCACTTGGTATGAGTATTCCAGGCTCCTCATCGACACCTGCCGTTGATGATTACAAAGGACAAGAGTGCCGCCAAGCAGGTGAACTCGTTGTAAAATTGCTAGAAAACGATATTTATCCCCGTGATATTATGACGAAAAAAGCCTTTGAGAATGCTATTACTGTTGTCATGGCTCTTGGTGGTTCAACGAATGCGTTTTTACATTTACTGGCAATCTCTCACTCGGCAGGAGTCGATTTAACACTCGATGACTTCGAAAAAATCCGTAAGAAAGTCCCGCATCTTGCTGACTTAAAACCGAGTGGAAAGTATGTTATGCAAGATTTATATGAGGTTGGTGGTGTGCCAGCTGTCATGAAAATGTTGCTCGACGAAGGACTCTTACACGGCGATTGTTTGACTGTAACGAGTAAGACATTAGCAGAGAATTTGGCGGAGGCACCATCTTTAAAAGATGGCCAAAAAGTCATCATGCCGTTCAGTGAACCAATTAAAAAGACAGGCCCTCTCGTCGTTTTACGAGGTAACCTCGCACCTGAAGGAGGCGTCGCTAAAATGTCAGGGCAAAAAATTAGCCGCTTTGAAGGTGTTGCCAAGGTATATGATAGCGAAGCAGAAGCGACTGTAGCGATTGAAGCGGGTGAAATTGTTGAGGGTGATGTTCTCGTCGTAAGGTATGTAGGACCAAAAGGTGGACCAGGCATGCCGGAGATGCTTTCCATAACTGCCATGATTGTAGGTCGAGGATTAAATGGGAAAGTGGCGCTGATGACAGATGGCCGTTTTTCTGGTGGCTCTCATGGTTTTGTAATCGGTCATATTGCTCCTGAAGCAGCAGCTGGAGGACCGATCGGCCTATTGAAAAACGGTGATAAAGTGACGATTGACAGTGACACTCAGGAAATCAATATGCATGTCACTGAAGAAGAACTAGCTAAACGTAAGAGTGAATGGAAAAAGCCAGAACTGAAATATAAGAATGGTGTATTAGCAAAATATGCTAAACTCGTCTCATCATCGGCGAAAGGTGCCGTAACAGACGCAGATTTAGAATAG
- a CDS encoding DUF1858 domain-containing protein codes for MKEISLNKTVYELCNHDPEFIEVMKEIGFVNITKPGMLQSAGRVMTIPKGCRARGVDLNDVVQKIESYGYRVTGHSQKGGKENE; via the coding sequence ATGAAAGAAATATCGCTAAATAAAACAGTCTATGAACTTTGTAATCATGACCCTGAATTTATAGAAGTGATGAAAGAAATTGGCTTTGTGAATATTACGAAACCAGGCATGCTACAGTCTGCTGGTAGAGTCATGACGATCCCGAAAGGATGCAGAGCGAGAGGCGTAGATTTAAATGATGTTGTGCAAAAGATAGAAAGCTATGGTTATAGAGTGACTGGGCATTCACAGAAGGGAGGGAAAGAAAATGAGTGA
- a CDS encoding ABC transporter ATP-binding protein has product MSIKVQQVSRLFNGEPAVQHVSFKAEKGEIVGLLGTSGCGKSTLLRAISGLDTGYDGTIEINGHINRGTSKDLGLIFQEPRLMPWLTVLENVCFGLEGKAKANKKKAKELLQVVGLEGFEHYYPKQLSGGMAQRTAIARALVTEPDTLLLDEPFSALDAFTKLQLQDMLLDLWQSYQPTMVIVTHDIDEALTLCDRVIILKGQPGELYKNIEVKQPKPRSKGDAGLAKLKEDIIDSLEVTKKVTPTSQKHIREA; this is encoded by the coding sequence ATGAGTATTAAAGTTCAACAAGTCAGCAGATTGTTCAACGGAGAACCCGCAGTCCAACACGTCTCTTTTAAAGCTGAAAAAGGAGAAATTGTCGGCCTGCTAGGAACGAGTGGATGTGGGAAAAGCACGCTTTTAAGAGCCATTTCTGGGCTTGATACTGGATACGATGGGACGATTGAAATTAATGGTCATATAAATCGTGGGACATCAAAAGATCTCGGCCTCATCTTTCAAGAACCAAGACTTATGCCATGGTTAACTGTTTTAGAAAATGTTTGTTTTGGCTTAGAAGGAAAAGCGAAAGCCAATAAAAAGAAAGCTAAGGAATTATTACAGGTCGTTGGACTGGAAGGATTTGAACACTATTATCCGAAGCAATTATCCGGTGGCATGGCTCAGCGTACCGCCATCGCAAGAGCACTTGTCACTGAACCAGACACGCTTTTATTAGATGAACCATTTAGCGCATTGGATGCTTTTACAAAACTACAATTACAAGATATGCTGCTGGATTTATGGCAAAGTTACCAACCTACCATGGTGATTGTGACACATGATATTGATGAAGCTTTAACATTGTGTGACCGCGTGATTATTTTAAAGGGCCAGCCTGGAGAATTATATAAAAACATCGAGGTCAAGCAGCCAAAGCCTCGCTCAAAGGGAGATGCTGGGCTAGCAAAACTTAAAGAAGACATTATAGACAGTTTGGAAGTAACCAAGAAAGTAACGCCTACATCTCAGAAACACATAAGGGAGGCTTAA
- the zupT gene encoding zinc transporter ZupT encodes MTENILFAFNMTLIAGVATGIGSLLAFFTSRTNTKFLSFALGFSAGVMIYLAMVDIFVKAKVLLVNELGTISGNWATIAAFFSGMLMIAIIDQLIPEPGNPHNVKRVEDMYRFKRGEKDNELLKMGSFTAIAIAIHNFPEGMATFMAALQEPSLGVALAVAVAIHNIPEGVAISVPIYYATGDRKKALKLSFLSGLAEPLGALVVYFILMPYLSDLLFGLIFAAVAGIMIFISLDELLPAAKKYDETHISIYGLMTGMGVMAVSLILFIP; translated from the coding sequence ATGACGGAAAATATCTTGTTTGCATTTAATATGACATTAATAGCTGGCGTGGCAACAGGCATTGGGAGTTTGCTCGCTTTCTTTACTTCTCGAACGAATACAAAGTTTTTATCATTTGCTCTTGGATTCTCAGCAGGGGTCATGATCTATTTAGCAATGGTTGATATTTTTGTGAAAGCAAAAGTTCTGCTCGTGAATGAACTAGGAACTATATCAGGTAATTGGGCTACTATAGCAGCATTTTTTAGTGGGATGTTGATGATTGCTATCATTGACCAGCTTATTCCGGAGCCTGGTAATCCCCACAATGTAAAAAGAGTGGAGGATATGTATCGCTTTAAGCGAGGAGAAAAAGATAATGAATTATTAAAAATGGGATCTTTCACCGCTATAGCAATTGCGATTCACAATTTTCCAGAAGGGATGGCGACGTTTATGGCTGCATTGCAGGAACCCTCATTGGGAGTCGCGTTGGCTGTTGCGGTGGCTATTCATAACATTCCAGAAGGGGTCGCCATTTCTGTGCCTATTTACTATGCCACAGGAGATAGAAAAAAAGCTCTAAAATTATCTTTTTTATCTGGGTTAGCTGAACCATTAGGAGCGTTAGTCGTTTACTTTATACTGATGCCGTATTTAAGTGATCTCTTGTTTGGCCTCATTTTTGCCGCAGTAGCAGGTATTATGATATTTATTTCGTTGGATGAATTACTTCCAGCGGCCAAAAAATATGATGAGACACACATTTCGATTTATGGCTTAATGACTGGCATGGGGGTCATGGCTGTTAGTTTAATTTTGTTTATTCCTTAA
- a CDS encoding DUF438 domain-containing protein: protein MSEMINNREKTSGEQTERQQLLKEIIKELHEGKPVEAVRQKFEQAIDSISVSEISQMEQALMEEEGISVGEVQRLCSVHTAVFKGSIEEIHQEEKLGHKPGHPVHTFIQENKEIDRLVNFTLTLHRDKFAKDPSEKTSNLLLDDLNRLLGIDNHYSRKENLLFPYLEKYGIFGPTKVMWGVDDRIRDAIKAAKLKLETDSWEADELLEAIDYIISEVSEMIFKEENILLPMALEKLTEDEWLKIEREGDVIGYTFITPPAPWQPAREDLQSEGFMKDGVVQLETGIMSVQQLEFMMNHLPVDITFIDEHDVVRYFSHGKERIFHRTKSIIGRSVQNCHPPQSAHIVNALLDDFKSGKKDVEDFWIPFKDKFVLIRYFAVRDKEGNYKGTVEFTQNIKPIQEISGEKRLMS from the coding sequence ATGAGTGAAATGATCAATAATCGGGAAAAAACAAGTGGCGAGCAAACAGAGAGACAACAGTTATTAAAGGAAATTATAAAAGAACTTCACGAAGGAAAACCTGTTGAAGCAGTGAGACAAAAGTTTGAGCAGGCCATCGATAGCATTAGCGTGAGTGAAATTTCACAAATGGAACAGGCGTTAATGGAGGAAGAGGGGATTTCAGTAGGGGAAGTGCAACGACTTTGCTCGGTGCATACTGCTGTGTTCAAAGGCTCAATAGAAGAGATCCATCAGGAAGAAAAGCTAGGTCATAAACCTGGTCATCCTGTTCACACATTTATTCAAGAGAATAAGGAAATTGATCGGCTCGTTAATTTCACGTTAACATTACATCGTGATAAGTTTGCAAAGGACCCTTCTGAGAAGACGTCAAACCTTCTATTAGACGATTTAAATCGCTTATTGGGAATTGATAACCATTATAGTAGAAAAGAGAATTTACTGTTCCCTTATTTAGAGAAGTACGGTATCTTTGGACCGACAAAAGTCATGTGGGGAGTAGACGACAGGATAAGAGATGCGATTAAAGCAGCCAAGCTAAAGTTAGAAACGGATTCTTGGGAAGCGGACGAACTGTTAGAGGCGATTGATTATATTATTAGTGAAGTATCAGAGATGATTTTTAAAGAAGAGAATATTCTGTTACCAATGGCACTGGAAAAATTAACAGAGGATGAATGGTTAAAGATTGAGCGTGAAGGTGACGTGATTGGCTATACGTTTATTACCCCTCCAGCCCCGTGGCAACCAGCTAGAGAAGATCTGCAATCAGAAGGGTTTATGAAGGATGGGGTCGTTCAGCTTGAAACGGGGATCATGTCAGTTCAACAGCTTGAATTTATGATGAATCATTTACCAGTAGATATCACGTTTATTGATGAGCATGATGTGGTCCGGTATTTTTCACATGGGAAAGAACGCATCTTTCACCGGACAAAATCAATTATCGGAAGGTCGGTACAAAATTGCCATCCTCCTCAAAGTGCTCATATTGTTAATGCATTACTTGATGATTTTAAGTCTGGTAAAAAAGATGTTGAAGACTTTTGGATACCGTTCAAAGATAAATTTGTGTTAATACGGTACTTTGCAGTGAGAGACAAAGAAGGAAACTATAAAGGGACAGTAGAATTTACGCAAAACATTAAACCCATTCAAGAAATCAGTGGGGAAAAAAGGTTAATGTCATAA
- a CDS encoding aliphatic sulfonate ABC transporter substrate-binding protein, whose product MAIKRILSSLLILSAGALLAACNNDTEAENSSSLDKITIDYAHYSPTSLVLKENGYLEEAFEDEGIEIEYVFSQGSNRALEFLAGGSVDFGSTAGAAALMAKSNGTPIKNVYIYSQPEWTALVTNEDSDINSVEDLEGQRVAATLGTDPYIFLVRALNEVGLSESDIEVVPLQHSDGANALANGDVDAWAGLDPHMARQELETNAELFYRNEAFNTYGFLNVREDFAEEHPEVVEKVIEAYEKARQWVEDNPEETIDIIVQEAEIDPEVAALQLERNNFDNPIPGDAQRESITEAGIVLQESGNLDDGVDIDALVNELIDSSFAEAVIEQ is encoded by the coding sequence ATGGCGATTAAACGTATACTCTCAAGTTTATTAATCCTTTCCGCAGGAGCATTATTGGCGGCTTGTAACAACGACACCGAGGCGGAAAATTCGTCTTCACTTGATAAAATTACTATTGATTATGCGCATTACTCACCGACGAGCCTTGTTTTAAAAGAAAATGGCTATTTAGAAGAAGCTTTTGAAGATGAAGGAATAGAGATTGAATACGTATTTAGCCAAGGGAGTAACCGAGCACTGGAATTTTTAGCTGGGGGAAGTGTGGATTTTGGTTCAACAGCTGGAGCAGCAGCACTTATGGCTAAGAGCAATGGGACACCGATCAAAAATGTTTATATCTATTCTCAGCCAGAGTGGACGGCGCTTGTGACGAATGAAGACAGCGATATTAATAGTGTGGAAGATCTCGAAGGGCAGCGAGTGGCAGCAACATTAGGGACGGACCCATACATTTTCCTCGTTCGAGCACTAAATGAGGTAGGTCTTTCAGAAAGTGATATAGAAGTGGTTCCTTTGCAGCACAGTGATGGCGCTAATGCCCTAGCCAATGGAGATGTTGATGCATGGGCGGGATTAGATCCTCATATGGCACGCCAAGAATTAGAAACGAATGCAGAGCTTTTCTACAGAAATGAGGCATTTAACACGTATGGATTTTTAAATGTAAGAGAAGATTTTGCAGAAGAGCACCCAGAAGTTGTGGAAAAAGTGATAGAAGCGTATGAGAAAGCAAGGCAGTGGGTTGAGGATAACCCAGAAGAGACAATTGATATTATCGTTCAAGAAGCGGAAATTGATCCTGAGGTAGCAGCGTTACAGTTGGAGAGGAATAACTTTGACAATCCAATCCCAGGGGATGCTCAGCGAGAAAGCATCACAGAGGCAGGTATCGTTCTTCAAGAGTCAGGTAATTTAGACGATGGGGTGGATATTGACGCACTGGTGAATGAATTAATTGACTCATCCTTTGCAGAAGCAGTGATTGAACAGTAA
- a CDS encoding dipeptidase has product MTQDVYTYLQENRDNLLKKLEEFLSIPSISTDRTYKKDVLQAGHFVADYLKDIGFKQVEIKETGGHPLVYGEWLEAEGAPTVLFYGHYDVQPTDPYELWDSDPFSPEVRDNKLFARGASDDKGQVFMHLAAFEAFMKTEGKLPINVKVIIEGEEEIGSENLYSFLETNQAMLAADFALISDSGMVEKGQPTMLYGLKGFTGLEVTVQGPNRDLHSGLYGGAVKNPVMALSHLIASLKHENEQVAVAGFYDGVEALTEEERQLMNEAPIEDYVKTTGVPTTVPEEGYTVNEHIMARPTLEINGLYGGYQGEGTKTIIPSSATAKITCRLVPGQDPTVIQDLIIQHLKTRAPKGVTLDVKPEPLSAKAYKVDPDHPLIQKAADSLAKAFNKETVFVRLGGSIPVVEQLDQLFKIPVVLLGFGTPEDNLHSPNESFPLDHYDKGLDVLINFYNEVAH; this is encoded by the coding sequence ATGACACAGGATGTCTATACTTATTTACAGGAGAACCGAGACAACTTACTTAAAAAATTAGAGGAATTCCTTTCTATTCCGAGTATTAGCACTGATCGTACATACAAAAAAGATGTTTTACAGGCAGGTCATTTCGTGGCTGATTATTTAAAAGATATCGGCTTTAAACAAGTGGAGATTAAAGAGACCGGTGGGCACCCGCTCGTTTATGGTGAGTGGCTGGAAGCAGAAGGAGCACCAACTGTCTTATTTTACGGACATTACGATGTTCAACCTACTGATCCTTATGAATTATGGGATAGCGACCCTTTCTCGCCGGAGGTTCGAGATAACAAGCTTTTTGCTCGTGGAGCCAGTGATGATAAAGGGCAAGTTTTTATGCATCTTGCTGCGTTCGAAGCATTTATGAAAACGGAAGGAAAATTACCGATTAACGTAAAAGTAATCATTGAAGGAGAAGAGGAAATCGGCAGCGAGAATCTTTATTCTTTTTTAGAAACTAACCAAGCCATGCTTGCAGCAGACTTTGCTCTCATTTCTGATTCTGGCATGGTAGAAAAAGGGCAGCCTACAATGCTTTATGGTTTAAAAGGTTTTACAGGATTAGAAGTAACTGTACAAGGACCTAATCGGGACCTCCATTCAGGCTTATACGGAGGGGCAGTTAAAAATCCCGTGATGGCATTGAGTCATCTTATTGCTTCTTTAAAGCATGAAAATGAACAGGTAGCAGTGGCTGGCTTTTATGATGGTGTAGAGGCTTTGACAGAGGAAGAACGCCAACTAATGAATGAAGCACCGATAGAAGATTACGTCAAAACGACCGGTGTTCCAACGACAGTCCCAGAAGAGGGATATACGGTAAATGAACATATTATGGCACGTCCTACCTTGGAAATAAATGGTCTGTATGGTGGCTACCAAGGGGAAGGAACAAAAACCATTATTCCGTCCTCAGCTACTGCAAAAATAACGTGCCGGTTAGTCCCAGGACAAGATCCCACTGTCATTCAAGATCTCATTATCCAGCACCTTAAAACCCGAGCACCTAAAGGGGTTACGCTTGATGTTAAACCCGAACCACTATCCGCAAAAGCTTATAAAGTTGATCCAGATCACCCACTCATTCAAAAAGCGGCTGATAGTTTAGCTAAAGCGTTTAATAAAGAGACTGTTTTCGTTCGCCTCGGTGGCTCTATTCCTGTTGTTGAACAACTTGACCAATTATTTAAAATTCCAGTTGTCTTACTTGGCTTTGGCACACCTGAGGATAACCTTCATTCCCCAAATGAGAGCTTTCCTCTCGACCACTATGATAAAGGGCTTGACGTACTCATCAATTTTTACAACGAAGTAGCTCATTGA
- a CDS encoding ABC transporter permease translates to MAISEGQIRKRSVEAVTLKGKKNIKQVKPAFLGNLGLSLVLPVTLILFWEIVTRFNYVESHLLPAPSDIVQVITSMASEGTLWQHSWITLYRIFWGFVWGSLAAVALGSLVGMSRKLEMLFDPLIQAFRAIPSLAWVPLFILWLGIGEPSKVTLIAVGVFFPVYLNIVGGIQSVDRKLIEVGKTYGFSSFQLVRRIILPASMPSFLTGLRSGLGLGWMFVVAAELMGASQGLGYLLVLGQNTLQPELILASIILFAVLGKMTDYLLKRVQTRALHWQDRIDVSK, encoded by the coding sequence ATGGCTATTTCAGAAGGACAAATAAGAAAAAGATCGGTAGAAGCCGTCACGTTAAAGGGTAAGAAAAACATCAAACAAGTAAAGCCGGCCTTTCTTGGAAACTTGGGGCTCTCACTTGTTTTACCTGTAACACTTATTCTCTTTTGGGAAATCGTCACAAGATTTAATTATGTAGAAAGTCATTTATTACCGGCGCCAAGTGATATTGTCCAGGTTATCACATCAATGGCTTCAGAAGGAACATTGTGGCAACACAGTTGGATCACATTATATCGTATATTTTGGGGCTTTGTTTGGGGTTCTTTAGCTGCAGTAGCGCTTGGTTCACTAGTTGGGATGTCACGAAAACTAGAAATGTTATTTGATCCGTTAATTCAAGCCTTTCGTGCTATCCCATCTTTAGCGTGGGTTCCGCTGTTTATACTATGGCTCGGAATTGGTGAACCATCCAAAGTAACATTAATCGCTGTAGGGGTCTTCTTCCCAGTTTATCTAAATATTGTGGGTGGGATACAATCAGTCGATCGAAAGTTAATAGAAGTAGGTAAGACGTACGGTTTTTCTTCGTTTCAACTCGTGCGACGAATTATTTTGCCAGCATCAATGCCTTCTTTTTTAACTGGATTACGAAGTGGGTTAGGGTTAGGCTGGATGTTTGTGGTGGCGGCTGAGTTAATGGGAGCAAGTCAAGGATTGGGTTATTTACTCGTCTTGGGCCAAAATACATTGCAGCCTGAATTAATTTTAGCCAGTATTATTTTATTTGCTGTTTTAGGAAAGATGACAGATTACCTTCTTAAGAGAGTCCAGACACGGGCTTTACATTGGCAAGACCGCATTGATGTTTCTAAATAG
- a CDS encoding PLP-dependent aspartate aminotransferase family protein gives MSENSQFQTYHPETVLLHGGQSPDPTTGSRAVPIYQTTSYLFHDTEHAESLFALDEPGNIYSRIGNPTVDVLEKRLALLEEGVASVATSSGMAAISLSILNVANAGDDIVAATNLYGGTYNLFAVTLPRYGINVTFVDPEDPENFRKAITDKTKAVFAETIGNPSLHVLDIEAVADIAHEAGIPLIIDNTFATPYVCKPIEHGADIVVHSATKWIGGHGTSIGGVVVDGGRFNWQSEKYPGFNEPDPSYNGIVYAKDFGTLAFSTKLRVQLLRDFGSCLSPFNAFQLIQGLETLHLRIVRHNENTLKLAQYLEEHPAVEWVSYPGLQSHPSHERATQLLKNGYGAVLNFGIKGGRDAGRTLIDNVSLWSHLANVGDAKSLIIHPASTTHQQLSDDELIKTGVKPDLVRLSVGLEHTDDLAKDLDQALKLATGEGTKEDSTVINDEGVIRWALSSPNNTDADTPRLKTIAVVGLSGNESRPSHRLARKMQRLGYKIIPVNPRETEILGEKAYPDLKSVDGPIDIVQVFRSPEAAIEIAKEAAEVQPKIFWLQEGVISEKAAVIAKEAGLEVVHNRCTYKEAQRLRGTISTFACEL, from the coding sequence ATGAGTGAAAATTCTCAATTTCAAACGTATCATCCAGAAACAGTGTTATTACACGGTGGTCAATCACCAGATCCCACAACAGGATCGAGAGCGGTACCAATTTATCAGACAACATCCTACTTGTTTCACGATACAGAACATGCGGAAAGTTTGTTCGCCCTTGATGAACCGGGGAATATCTATAGCCGTATTGGTAATCCAACTGTAGACGTACTTGAGAAACGACTGGCGCTATTAGAAGAAGGTGTTGCGTCTGTTGCTACCTCCTCAGGAATGGCAGCTATCTCTCTATCCATTTTGAATGTAGCAAATGCAGGAGATGACATTGTAGCAGCTACAAATCTTTACGGTGGAACGTACAACTTATTTGCTGTCACGTTGCCGAGATATGGTATTAATGTGACTTTTGTAGACCCTGAAGATCCTGAAAATTTCAGAAAAGCTATTACAGATAAAACAAAAGCTGTATTTGCAGAAACAATTGGTAATCCAAGTTTACATGTGCTTGATATTGAAGCTGTGGCAGATATTGCTCATGAAGCAGGTATACCACTTATTATTGATAATACATTTGCCACACCTTATGTATGTAAACCGATTGAACATGGCGCAGACATTGTCGTCCACTCTGCTACAAAATGGATAGGAGGACATGGAACATCAATTGGTGGTGTTGTGGTTGACGGCGGGCGTTTTAACTGGCAATCAGAGAAATATCCAGGTTTTAACGAACCAGACCCAAGTTATAACGGTATTGTGTATGCGAAAGATTTCGGAACACTCGCTTTCAGCACGAAGCTTCGTGTTCAATTGTTACGTGACTTTGGATCTTGCCTAAGTCCATTCAATGCCTTCCAACTTATACAAGGGCTTGAAACATTGCATTTGCGGATCGTGAGACATAATGAGAATACATTGAAGTTAGCCCAATACCTTGAGGAACATCCGGCAGTTGAGTGGGTCTCATACCCTGGGCTTCAAAGCCATCCTTCCCATGAACGGGCAACTCAATTATTGAAAAATGGGTATGGCGCCGTGTTGAATTTCGGAATTAAAGGTGGACGGGATGCTGGACGGACATTGATCGATAATGTGTCGCTTTGGTCTCATCTAGCCAATGTAGGGGATGCCAAAAGTTTAATTATTCACCCGGCATCAACGACGCATCAGCAGCTATCTGATGATGAACTCATTAAGACAGGTGTTAAACCAGATTTAGTGAGACTTTCAGTGGGCTTAGAGCATACCGATGACCTTGCAAAAGATTTGGATCAGGCCTTGAAGCTTGCTACAGGTGAAGGGACTAAAGAGGACTCAACTGTTATTAATGATGAAGGTGTCATCCGCTGGGCACTATCAAGTCCGAATAATACAGATGCAGATACACCGAGGCTAAAAACAATCGCTGTGGTAGGACTGAGTGGTAACGAATCCCGTCCGAGTCACAGATTAGCACGAAAAATGCAGCGACTAGGCTATAAGATTATTCCAGTTAATCCACGAGAAACAGAAATATTAGGTGAAAAAGCTTATCCAGACTTAAAGTCAGTGGATGGACCCATTGATATTGTTCAAGTATTTAGAAGTCCAGAAGCAGCTATAGAAATAGCAAAAGAAGCTGCTGAAGTCCAACCGAAAATATTTTGGCTGCAAGAAGGAGTTATTTCTGAAAAGGCTGCTGTCATAGCGAAAGAAGCTGGTCTTGAAGTCGTTCATAACCGTTGCACATATAAAGAAGCTCAACGACTTAGAGGAACAATTTCAACATTTGCTTGTGAACTTTAA